AGCCGCTGAATCCGAAAAAGATCATGGTCGATTTGAAGCATGCCATGCTTGAGATGGCCGATAGCGTTCAGAACTATAACCCCGAAGAGGGATCGATGGCCCGCGTCATCGGCGATCCCTATATCACCGAAGAAGAGGTCTGGTCGTGCACGTCGTGCTACGCCTGCGTCGAAGCCTGTCCGGTCGGCAACAACCAGCTGGAGGCCATCCTTGAGATGCGCCGCAACCTCGTTCTCGTCGAGTCGAACTTTCCTGCCGAGCTGCAGCTTGCCTTCGGCAACATGGAAAAGAACTCCAACCCCTGGGGCGTCGGCGCCCATACTCGTGCCGATTGGGCCGAAGGCCTTGGCGTGAAGACGATGGCCGAAGACAAAGACGTCGACATCCTGTACTGGGTCGGTTGCGCCGCCTCTTTCGACGAACGCAACAAGACCGTCGCCCGCTCTTTCGTGAAAATCTTACAGCAGGCGAACGTGAAGTTCGGCATCCTCGGCACCGAAGAGAACTGCACGGGCGACTCGGCCCGTCGCGGCGGTAACGAGTATCTGTATCAGACGCTGGCGACGACAAACGTCGAAACGCTGAACAGCTACGGCGTGAAGAAGATCGTCACGGCCTGTCCGCACTGCTTCAACACTCTGAAAAACGAGTATCCGCAGTTCGGCGGCAACTACGAGGTCTTCCACCATGCCGACTTTATCGACGATCTCATTCGCGAGAAAAAGATCGAGATGGATCCGGCTGCCGTAGATCAGATGAAGGATCGTCGCGCAACCTATCACGATTCGTGCTATCTCGGCCGTTACAACGACGTGTACGACCAGCCGCGTGACGTCGTCAGGGCTGCTATGGGCACCGACGTGGCTGAAGCATCGGACCACCATTCGAAGTCTCTCTGCTGCGGCGCCGGTGGCGCACAGATGTGGATGGAAGAGCACTACGAACGTGTGAACATGAAGCGTACCGGTCAGCTTGTCGATACGGGCGCCGATACGATCGCCGTCGCCTGTCCTTTCTGCAACGTCATGATGACGGATGGCGTGAAGGCACAGGGACTGCAGGAAGACGTTCAGGTTCTTGACATCGCTCAGCTTGTCGCCGCTTCGATGAAAGGCGGTGAAGGCCCGATTGCCGGCGGCTTCAAGAAAAAAGAAACCGTCAGCCACTAATCGGTCGTTAAAGAAACGGTCGTTAAAGAAACGTCGGTCTTGCTCTTCTCTTTGTGAGAGCAAGACCCCGAATTAAAAAAAAGGCTCCAGAAGGAGCCTTTTTTTTGCTGCACTGCAGTAACATGGGTTATCATGATTCGCCGATGGGCAGCCTTACGGTGAAGCAGACCTCCGCCGAACGATTGCCATTGATATGGCTTTCCACTCTGTTTACAAAGATGGTGCCGCCGCAGAGCTCGATGCACTTTTTCACGACAGTCAATCCAAGACCGAGCGGAAACTGCTCGGACGCATAGCCTTCATCTACCGTAGTATTCAGGCGAAAGAAAGGTTCGAATACAAGATACTCCAGATTCCCCGTAATGCGACGGGAGGGATCCATATCGGCCGGTTCTGCATTGAGAACCTTCCATTCAAGATGACGATCCTTAACCATAACAAGAACGTAGATCTCGCTCTGTGCCGGTGCATACTTCATCGCATTCACAAGAAGCTCGTTCGCCGCCTTATGAAGCGATTCTTTGTGTATACGCACCACGCCCGGCTCAAACTGTAGATCTGATACGATGATGCGCTGAGACTTTCTGCGCAGATCATCTTTCAACGATGCGACCAGATCGACGGTCATGCCGTGAATGTCGCCAAGCGAGACCGCATGTAACGGAAGAACGGTGGTCTGCAGAATCGTCTGTGCCTGCTGTAAACTCTGGATCAGGCCCTGCATGCTTTCAAAGCCGTCTTTCAGAAGATCGGCAAGGTCAGAGGAGACTCTGATACTGCCGTCGGCATCTCGCTTTTCATATAAGAACATAGAGATGGCGCTCATCAATCCGCCCAGCCCCTCCCCCTGAAAGAGGCCCAGATTCATCTGATGAATCATGTTGCTGGCGACAAACTCCAGCATGTGGCTTTTAATCTCCTGCTTCCAGTCGAAAATCTGAATGGCCTGCCTGTAAAGCTCCGTTTCATCCTTTGAGAATTCGACGACCTTCTTGCGCTTCTGATGCGCCTCGTAGGCCTCTTCGAGAACGGTCTCCAACCGTTTGAGGCCGATCGGCTTGATCAGATAATCCGATGCGCGATTGAAACGTAACAAACGGATGATGCGATCGACATCGAGATGTCCTGACACGATGACGGGAATGGTCAACATTCGTTCACGTTCAATCATATCAATGAGCGTTTCACCGTCGCCGTCGGGAAGGCCCAGATCGGCCAGGAGAATATGGTAGCGTTCCTGTTTCAGACGTTCGAGGGCCTCGCTCACCGTACGGGCGCTGTCAAAGGTGTATCCGAGTTCGGTAACGAGGTTAGAGAGGTATTCGAGATCGACAGAGCTGTCTTCAACGATTAGGATATGAGCGGGCATCGCTGACTGTGGTGCTGCTGGCTGGAAGAAATGTCAAGGACATCCGAATCTTCGATCAATAATCCCGACAGCAATCCGGGCATGGAAAAAATGCAGCCGTGCCGTTCGCTCTGGGAAGCAATGGCGATCATGGCCGACACTTCAGAATGGAGCCGGGGTGTTCGACTTTTTTTATTTTCCTCTTTTTTTTCCTGAAGCGGAATAAAAATTCCGCTTTTCTTATTGACGTTTACGTCACCTCCTGTTCCCTTCGTGAAACTGGCAGAGCATCCGGAAAACCGGAACAAAAATAGAGCTGCGATTCAATGAATCATGCCAGAATACTCAGGAGTGAAAACCATGCGAAAACTATGCCTTCTTGCGCTTCTGGCTGTGCTTGCCCAGCCCGTGGCCGCTCAATCGCTTTCCGATCTTTTCCGTAAACCGGGCGTGATCGGCGATTCCCTTTCTCAGGGATTCTACGGCGTTACAGTAGAAAAAAAGACCCAGGACTGGGCCTATCCCGTTATCGTATCGAAACAGGCCAACAGTTCGCTGTCCTATAACACGCTGAAAGGTCCGTTTGCAAACCTTGAAGACGTCTTGAAAGGCGATTGCGGCGTGTTCTGTCTGGCCGCCTCCATTATCGGCGGCAATGACACGACCGTCTCTACGCCCACACATGCCGGTATCACAGGCGCCGATTATTCCGACGTGCTGCGCAAAAGCGGCAAATGCGAAGACATCACGGCCCGCAAAATGGAAAAAGAGTGGTACTGGAAGACCTGGTACTGGTACACCTACCGCTGGGTAGAGGTCGCCGATTGCCAGTCTCCCGACAAATTCCATCAGCTTGGCCTGCGCGACTCGGGCACACAGATGCAGATCATGGAGAAGGTGCAGCCTTCATTCGTCTTCGCATCGGCCGGAGCCAACCACGTGCTCTGCACCGCCCTGTCCACAAGCCTCGACTGCCTTGACGAAGCCCGCTTCAAGCGTGACGTTCGCGAGGTCATGACGCGCTTCTCGCGCATCGGCACCATTAAAGGCGGCGTGATCTTCACCGTTCCGAACGTAACGGCCATCGGGTTCCTCGAAACCTATCGCGACCCGCAGAACCGCGCCGGCTACAGCGGACTGAAGGCCTTCTTCCGCAACTCCGTATCTGCAACCTCTCAGGTACTCGATGCAGGCGAGGTAGCGCAGATCAAGACCTTCCTTACTATGGTCAATAACGAGCTGCGCAATCAGGCGGCGGCCCGTAACTATGCTCTGACAGACGCTGAAGTGATCTTCGACGACATCAAAGAAAACGGTCGTCCGATCGTCGCTTCAAACGGCTGGAGCCCGGGCAACGCCGGCGCCAACTGGCCGCTTCCAGGCAAGCCGGGTATCTTCGGTCTTGACGGCGTGCATCCGAACCGCTACGGCCATGCCGTATTCGCCAACGAATTGATCCAGTCGATCAACGGCAAGTACGGCGTGCAGATCCCGAAAGTTTCGGAGTACACGGCATGGTATTACGATTCGCTGAACCGTAATCCCGTCGACCTCAAGAAATTCCTTACCGAAACGCTTCTCGGCCAGGCGATCTCCTGGATCATCAGCATCTTCGCCTGATTCCTTTCAGTCATCCGGGTAACGCTCGTTACCCGGTACTTCTTATGCCCGCCTTCGCGGGCTTCCTTTAACAGGAGCATCTCTTGAACCGTAAACAGATCATCATCGCCGTTATCGTCGGCGGACTGCTATTGATTGGACTTCTCTTTTATCTATTACGAGACCGCAACGGCCCGAGCGAAGAGGTCGGCGAAGGCGAGCTTCCGCGTCGGGAACGCGTCGCCGGCACCGAGGGTTTCTGGCCCGACGCCCCGCCGCCTGAAACCGATCCCGAAGAACTGCGGCGGCTCTGGCCCGATCTCTTTCTGCCCGCACCCGATCGAGAGGAGGCCGAACGCGAATGGAAGGCCTTTGCGAAGCTCTACCCGGATAACGTCTATATTCCGTCGCGTTATACGTCGGCGCCTGACGATGCCGAGAAAGAGCGACGTCTTAAAACGCTTGATACGGTCGGCGACGTCGAAACGAAGCTGGCGGTGAGACGCATGCAGCTTGAGAAAGGCGCGCGCCCCGGTACGGACGGCCCTGACGCTCCGGCCGATAGCGATATCTCGCCCGAAGATCAGCGCATCTACTTCGGCTATCGTATCAGGGAGCTTGAATCGCGCATTCAGCTCGTCGAATACTTCCTGAATCAGGGCAATGCCGACGCCCAGCAACGAGCCCTGGCCTCTGACGACCTGAACGCCTGGAAGAAAGAACTCGCCGAATATAAACGTATCGTCGAGGAGATTCCGAGGTGAAGAGATCTGCGCTCGTTCCTTCGCTTCGTTCTCTATTCATCTCTTTTCTCTTTTTCGGGGGGCTGATCGCATGCGGTCCGCCTGCCCCCGATCATCTACCCGTAGAGAAGGAGGAGCCGTTGCGATCCACAGAAGAACTGCGTGCAGATCTGAAATCAGACGACTGGCAAAAGCGATCCGAGGCAGTGCTCGACATTCAGAAGCAGGGCGAGCGGACTTTCGAGGCCGATCTTCTGCGCTTACTTGAAAGTGACGCATCGCCGGCCGTGCGGCAGATCGCCGCTCTGACGCTGGCCGACTGGCAGTCGCGTAAGGCCG
This region of Leptonema illini DSM 21528 genomic DNA includes:
- a CDS encoding hybrid sensor histidine kinase/response regulator, giving the protein MPAHILIVEDSSVDLEYLSNLVTELGYTFDSARTVSEALERLKQERYHILLADLGLPDGDGETLIDMIERERMLTIPVIVSGHLDVDRIIRLLRFNRASDYLIKPIGLKRLETVLEEAYEAHQKRKKVVEFSKDETELYRQAIQIFDWKQEIKSHMLEFVASNMIHQMNLGLFQGEGLGGLMSAISMFLYEKRDADGSIRVSSDLADLLKDGFESMQGLIQSLQQAQTILQTTVLPLHAVSLGDIHGMTVDLVASLKDDLRRKSQRIIVSDLQFEPGVVRIHKESLHKAANELLVNAMKYAPAQSEIYVLVMVKDRHLEWKVLNAEPADMDPSRRITGNLEYLVFEPFFRLNTTVDEGYASEQFPLGLGLTVVKKCIELCGGTIFVNRVESHINGNRSAEVCFTVRLPIGES
- a CDS encoding SGNH/GDSL hydrolase family protein, with the translated sequence MRKLCLLALLAVLAQPVAAQSLSDLFRKPGVIGDSLSQGFYGVTVEKKTQDWAYPVIVSKQANSSLSYNTLKGPFANLEDVLKGDCGVFCLAASIIGGNDTTVSTPTHAGITGADYSDVLRKSGKCEDITARKMEKEWYWKTWYWYTYRWVEVADCQSPDKFHQLGLRDSGTQMQIMEKVQPSFVFASAGANHVLCTALSTSLDCLDEARFKRDVREVMTRFSRIGTIKGGVIFTVPNVTAIGFLETYRDPQNRAGYSGLKAFFRNSVSATSQVLDAGEVAQIKTFLTMVNNELRNQAAARNYALTDAEVIFDDIKENGRPIVASNGWSPGNAGANWPLPGKPGIFGLDGVHPNRYGHAVFANELIQSINGKYGVQIPKVSEYTAWYYDSLNRNPVDLKKFLTETLLGQAISWIISIFA